The Anoplopoma fimbria isolate UVic2021 breed Golden Eagle Sablefish chromosome 10, Afim_UVic_2022, whole genome shotgun sequence sequence gttttaatttttccaGTCGTCTGGCTGACCGTGCTTCCAAAACATCAAACTGAGATGTTGGGAGCAGAAAGAACTGGTTCAATAAAACTAGTAATTTTTATATTAGAAATTGACAGCAGTTGTTTTCACAACAGTCAAACCTCTGGTTCAGTGGTGAGCCGTCTGTCCACAACCATGTCTTCTCTTCCTCCGAGTCCGTCAGTCCGATCCAGAAGAAGTCCCAAGGATTGTTCATTTTTCCTCTCAGGTTCTGCTCTAGGAATACCTCGACAGGAAAAATAGATGACAGacacataaaaaatacacacaaataataaaaattaagataaaaggaaaataatgtcacaaaatgtgtgttcatatatatatatatatatatatatatatatatatatatacttttgttCGTAGTTCAGTAGACTAAGTGAGTTGAGAAGAGAGTTAAGTTCCGAtagaaaaggtaaaaaatgaggccttgaataaaaaaattccCGTTTATGAATGATAAAAtgtggtaaataaaataataacaacaatgtcaTGCTCAAGACTGCCATCATGTGGATTTGAACTATAATATcttcaagaaaaacaaagtgaaattctgtccaaaatgtgtttaatcGAACACAATCGAAAAAAATgtgggatatatatattttttatcttgttctTAAAAGGTACAAGAAATATTCATGTCTGTAAATTTAGAGATAAGATCACTAGTGGGGGGAAATCTTCATCCCCTTCAACAGGGCAGCAAGATCAGTGACGTCACTGGACGTTAGGTTTTTCTCTGCGCGGTGTAACGTGACGTCAGGTCAGCCTCCGACCAGAGCTTTGGCTCGTACTCTTTGAGGACACATAAACTCGCGCAATGTCAGGAAAATACAGACTAACGATGTCGTCTCTTGTAAAATAACTTATAAGAAATGGCTTGAGAAAGACCAGGATCCGGGACGTGCGAAAAATGTGGACTGTGAAATCAAACTTGCGACATTTCGGACACGGAAGAGGCAGCGCTAGCTAGCCATGCTAAGGAAGCTAATCACCGGGATACTGCTGCTGCGCGCGAGTAAACTCTGAACTCCATCACCGCAGATGACAGACGTCAAACAAAGGAACCAATCCGACAGCCATATcatttgtaatttaattaaaatataccGTGGTTAATTTTGAAatggattttaattaaataatgtatcGTCATGACAATTAGCCtcaaagtcttaaaaaaaagaatttaaaatgtatcgGTAAAAAAAATGCCCTGAATGTGTAACATTACTTTTCTGTGCTGATGGATGGAAACAAGGATGTGATGATGAAACCAATGTGTTATAcctgctcctctctgttctcttaACCAgatctcctcctccacatgtACTGTCACGTCTGCTCTCCGCCCAGGTTGACTTATCGGTGGAGAAATAATAGCACTTTCTTCCATGTTGCTCCCAGCCTTGTTCACATTCTGGACACAAGTCATCTTGTGAAGAGATCACAGCAAACACACTCTCTTTGATCATCATCAGAGGATGCCAAAGTGTAAgaaatccatcttttttttttatagcactGTGTTGCATAGTTTTACTTCACAGCATTCCTTTGCAAATATTACGTTtctattattacattacatttagatTGCTGTCATTTGGAAGGGCTCTTGAACAGAGAACAAAACTCTCACGGTACGGTCAATTGAGTTGAAACTCATATTAATGATTTAAACCCCTCGTTAATATGAGGGGTTTAAatctgattcatttattttctagtTGTTAAGACTAAAACCTGAGCTAAGGTCACCTGACGATGCAGCTGATGAAACTCACCTGTGAGATTTATTCTTACAGCATCAAGCTCATCCGTCAGCTTTTGGAGAAGTTCCATGTTTTGTAAGCtgattaaaataaagaagaaataagaagtatttattttatagcagGGATCtgtttatcagaaaaaaatcattccCAGATTAACTAATGGATGTTAATTGATATAGAGAGCTCCAGGTAAAAATAggattacaaaaataaaagataaaatgtgacatttgttgCAGATTTTACATTGGCTACATCGGCTTTTTAAGCTTTCAAGAACAAAACCTGATCTCAGGTCGCCTGAAAGCTCCCAGTTCTGTTCCTCTAATCAGCCATCAGATTTTCTAAGTCAATCTAAATTACTAGACGTTGAGAAGAAGTGCACAAACTCACAGGTCAGGCTAAGAGCGATGACAGCCGCTACCAGGAGGACACCGAGAACCACTAAGGCCGCTTTCTCTGATGTGACTTTTTAGCATCCGTTTGACACCAGTTGTTCTTGGGAACCTGTTGAACAGCAGGAGAGATATGCACTGAAGGAACTGGGTACAAGTACAACATTTTATAACCAGAAACATGGTTTCTGTAATTTAGGCACTAAGATGTTGATATCTTTGCAAATGAGACGTTGACTGAGTTAATTTCTGTTAGTTGGCTTCCCAGACAGATGATACATTCACAACAAAATAGGtgtaactaaatataataaataaatagtctaaaAACAGCATAGggaaatacaatacaaatggTAAAATTTccatttaagtaaaaaaaagaaaacacaaaaataaataaaaatttaacaATTGTTATGATATATACAtactcagtttttttgtttatattttatatacatatatatatatatatatatatacagcgggtaaaataagtattgaacacgtcaccatttttctcagtaaatatatttctaaaggtgctattgacatgacattttcaccagatgtcagtaacagcCCAAGTGatccatacacacaaaaaaaccaaacaaataagttcagaaattaagttatgtgtaataaaatggaatgacacagggaaaaagtattgaacacatgaagaaagggaggtgcaaaaaggcatggaaagccaagacaccagctgaagtctatcagtaattagaaagcaatcctgccccttgtcagtgcaaattaatcaactggttcagtcccaactgatggcctttaaaaaggtgtctcattaccaaggtgtcacacaagaaacatctcatgatgggtaaaagcaaagagctctctcaagaccttcgcaaccttattgttgcaaaacatactgatggcattgcttacagaaggatttctaaacttctgaatgttccagtgagcactgttggggccataatccggaagtggaaagaacatcatttcaccataaaccggccacgaccaggtgctcctcgcaagatttctgacagaggagtgaaaataattatcagaagagttgtccaagagccaaggaccagttgtggagagcttcagagagacctggaattagcaggtacaattgtttcaaagaaaacaataagtaatgcactcaatcgccgtggcctgtatgcacactcaccacgcaagactccattgctgaagaaaaagaatgttgaagcttgtttaaagtttgctgcacaacatttagacaagcctgtgaaatactgggagaatatagtctggtcagatgagaccaaaattgaactcttttgatgccataatacacaccatgtttggaggtcaaaaatctaccaggatgatgaagatgaaacgagggtggacatttcagcaagacaatgatcccagacacacagccaaggaaactctcaattggtttcagagaaagaaaataaagctgctagaatggcccagccaatcacctgacttgaatccaatagaaaatctatggaaagaactaaagatcagagttcatagaagaggcccacggaaccttcaagatttgaagactgtgtggaagaatgggccaaaatcacacctgagcaatgcatgcgactagtttctccgtacaggaggcgtcttgaagctgtcattaccaacaaaggcttttgtaccaagtattaaataaatttcagtaggcatgttcaatactttttccctgtgtcattccattttattgcacataacttaatttgttttgttttctttttatgtatggattacttgggttgttaccgacatctggggaaacttcatgtcaatagcacctttagaaatatatttattgagaaaaatggtgacgtgcacaatacttattttacaagCTGTATACACATACTGTCACACTGCCACTTCAGTTAATTTATGGAGCATTATTTTTCGAGAGTCTCTGCACTAATACACAAATATGATAACTCATGTCATCACAGGCATATGTCCATCAGCCTACGAGGCTCCACAGCATAAAGAAAGAGACTAACAGGAAACAGGGAGATGAAAGACACAACAGATGACTAAACAAAATACAGATGTGGCTCTTCTTCATGGTCTGTTCCTTAATTCCCATCGACCGCAACCTCTTCTCTAAACTACCTGACACTTTCACCATGTCCTCTCCTCACTTGAGATGGTTTCTCTCAGTCTTTGTAGTTCACAGTgacaaaagagggaaaaaaagccaCATATTTGCAATAACATTTGCGTCAGTCGTTGACAAATGTTTGCTCTGTGTTCAGTTTAGCTCAGCATGTCACAACAAGCTTCTGTTGTTGCTCTTAAGTGACcttaaattaagttttaaccttccacataaaatgttttccgctaatactactgtatatttaaagtaCAAATATTGAATGCGGTTTCAAAGTTTAACGTTACATGAGAACGCGGTATTTCAAAGAAGAATACACATTTTGTTAAAGACTATAAAAGTATTTCTTTACTGTACTACATTCTGTTGccagtttttctctttgtactaataatacagtttttttgtttgtttccggGACCAAGCACTCTCAGAAAGCGCCGAA is a genomic window containing:
- the illr4 gene encoding LOW QUALITY PROTEIN: immune-related, lectin-like receptor 4 (The sequence of the model RefSeq protein was modified relative to this genomic sequence to represent the inferred CDS: inserted 1 base in 1 codon; substituted 2 bases at 2 genomic stop codons); translation: MSEAEVLYSEVKFTRERGNTGTASSPPESGVRILSTQPSSELPGSQEQLVSNGCXKVTSEKAALVVLGVLLVAAVIALSLTCEFVHFFSTLQNMELLQKLTDELDAVRINLTGEFHQLHQCEQGWEQHGRKCYYFSTDKSTWAESRRDSTCGGGDLVKXNREEQVFLEQNLRGKMNNPWDFFWIGLTDSEEEKTWLWTDGSPLNQSLMFWKHGQPDDWKNXNNDGEDCVGMGIKNGGPDLKSWFDNSCVWTHRHICDKPGTAEMKGN